The following proteins are encoded in a genomic region of Pangasianodon hypophthalmus isolate fPanHyp1 chromosome 26, fPanHyp1.pri, whole genome shotgun sequence:
- the LOC113537292 gene encoding coiled-coil domain-containing protein 81 isoform X2, whose protein sequence is MSMQKGVCIAGLGVFTFSQQKLDVGNKYVLYQRPVFILTEKLCQSHGLKQTKPLAAAGDIPVVQLNFTALSMDSPFERDVVEGCVREMLLLLLRAVAAQRTVFLIFRGIGILSIRHSNVKMKFYRDFISSMDGSGTLLWALTNRPGTSISVVSGKLSSLQHPGSCNAITFPKISSGKALREEEEENEGSAPKLYDRQEENRKESRLSAQPEFKPSTAKANGNISSDNQETEFPLETMERHAKAPQPLDGTAEKVEVKQEAAYPSQSCLDHTRAGQELCYLCMQRAQRNVPLYLTEERRRQDKEEEKLLLLAQKHKDEQFLQTEQAKQEQKRQDNKKMAAFNLGVAETLKAKKSAKSSQFEGSYVLGRRPVTPPRLLKQRFYMQELSEQLTQRRLNHSQRCQDQELSEQLHQIQLADEFAKLKAQEHVQKKEKIKRLQKALDIQLERRNPGLPARQPDSDGPVFGVRDGAPAFLAEQKERAQKVCEEQIKAACSKRKEALCSWLSEQRKERDMLQRNHQELIADRIASYERLKNLRTALEDTWSRSADLKHCRELEESAFIRSGGRLLLDQCEQYRRCFQCKRKTTNCGESNIWKESHYIPGSRLMV, encoded by the exons CAGGGGACATTCCAGTGGTGCAGCTCAATTTCACCGCCCTGAGCATGGACAGCCCGTTCGAGCGTGACGTGGTGGAGGGCTGTGTGAGGGAGATGCTCCTCTTGCTGCTACGTGCTGTGGCTGCCCAGCGCACTGTCTTCCTTATCTTCAGGGGCATTGGCATCCTCTCAATCCGACACAGCAATGTCAAGATGAAGTTCTACCGCGACTTCATCTCGAGCATGGATGGCTCAGGCACACTCCTCTGGGCTCTGACCAAT AGACCTGGAACGAGCATCTCTGTAGTCTCTGGGAAACTCTCAAGCCTCCAGCACCCTGGGAGCTGCAATGCTATCACATTCCCCAAAATCTCATCAGGAAAGGCActgagagaggaggaagaggagaatgaAGGTTCTGCGCCTAAGCTGTATGATAGACAAGAGGAGAATCGGAAAG agtcCAGGCTTTCAGCACAGCCTGAATTCAAGCCATCCACAGCCAAAGCAAATGGAAACATCTCAAGTGATAACCAAGAGACTGAGTTCCCATTAGAAACGATGGAAAG ACATGCTAAAGCCCCACAGCCACTAGATGGCACTGCTGAAAAAGTAGAAGTGAAGCAAGAAGCTGCCTACCCCAGTCAGTCATGCCTCGACCACACCCGAGCTGGACAG gagCTATGCTACCTGTGTATGCAGCGAGCCCAGCGTAATGTTCCACTGTATCTGACAGAGGAGAGACGCAGACAGGACAAGGAAGAGGAGAAACTGCTGCTGCTCGCTCAGAAACACAAAGATGAGCAGTTCTTACAGACAGAACAA GCCAAGCAAGAGCAGAAACGGCAGGACAATAAGAAGATGGCAGCATTTAATCTCGGGGTCGCTGAAACACTGAAGGCAAAGAAGTCAGCAAAGTCGTCCCAGTTTGAG GGCTCGTACGTCTTGGGTAGACGGCCTGTCACTCCTCCCAGGCTTCTGAAGCAGAGGTTCTACATGCAGGAATTGTCAGAGCAACTGACCCAGCGGAGGCTGAACCACTCACAGAGATGCCAAGACCAGGAGCTCTCTGAGCAGCTACACCAAATCCAGCTAGCTGATGA GTTTGCTAAACTGAAAGCTCAGGAACACGTccagaaaaaggagaaaatcaaGAGGCTCCAAAAGGCCCTGGATATCCAA CTGGAACGCCGGAATCCAGGCCTCCCTGCACGTCAGCCTGACTCGGACGGCCCTGTGTTTGGGGTGAGGGATGGTGCTCCAGCCTTTCTGGCTGAACAAAAGGAGAGAGCACAAAAAGTTTGTGAAGAGCAAATAAAGGCAGCATGCAGCAAGAGGAAGGAGGCACTGTGCAGCTGGCTGAGTGAgcagagaaaggaaagagacaTGCTGCAGCGCAACCACCAGGA ACTGATAGCAGATCGGATCGCCAGTTATGAGAGGCTGAAGAACCTGAGGACTGCACTAGAAGACACATGGTCTCGCAGCGCTGACCTGAAACACTGCCGAGAACTAGAGGAGAGCGCTTTCATTAG GTCTGGCGGCAGGCTGCTGTTAGATCAGTGTGAACAGTACCGCCGCTGTTTCCAGTGCAAGAGAAAAACCACCAACTGTGGTGAGAGCAACATCTGGAAGGAGTCCCACTACATCCCCGGCTCCCGTCTGATGGTGTAG